One Bifidobacterium crudilactis genomic region harbors:
- a CDS encoding PFL family protein translates to MLNIMEVHETNQMIEQEKLDVRTITMGISLLDCASDDLATLRTNIYQKITSYAKNLVSTGEAIEREYGIPIVNKRITVTPISLVAASACSSVDDYVQIAHTLDKVAKEVGVNFIGGYSALVSKSMTPTERLLIESLPQALSETERVCASVNVGSTKTGIDMDAVALVGRKILEVSQATADTDSSGNSKLVIFCNAPDDNPFMAGGFHGVTEGDAVINVGVSGPGVVRTALESARGKDFGVLCETIKRTAFKITRVGQLVAQEASKRLGVPFGIIDLSLAPTPAVGDSVGEVLEEMGLEQVGAPGTTAALALLNDQVKKGGIMASSYVGGLSGAFIPVSEDKNMIDAAASGCLTIEKLEAMTCVCSVGLDMIAIPGDTTASTISGIIADESAIGMINQKTTAVRVIPVIGKGVGDMAEFGGLLGRAPIMPVNQKSCEAFVSRGGRIPAPIHSFKN, encoded by the coding sequence ATGCTGAATATCATGGAGGTCCACGAGACCAATCAGATGATCGAGCAGGAGAAGCTCGACGTGCGCACCATCACGATGGGCATCAGCCTGTTGGATTGCGCCAGCGACGATCTGGCGACGTTGCGAACCAATATCTATCAGAAAATCACGAGCTATGCGAAGAATCTGGTTTCCACCGGTGAGGCCATCGAGCGTGAATACGGCATCCCCATCGTCAACAAGCGCATCACGGTAACCCCCATCTCACTGGTCGCGGCGAGCGCATGCAGCAGCGTGGACGATTATGTGCAGATCGCCCACACTCTCGACAAGGTCGCCAAGGAAGTCGGCGTGAACTTCATCGGCGGGTATTCCGCGCTGGTGAGCAAGTCCATGACTCCTACGGAACGGCTGCTGATCGAATCGCTGCCGCAGGCTCTTTCGGAGACCGAGCGCGTGTGTGCCAGCGTGAACGTCGGCTCGACCAAAACCGGCATCGATATGGATGCCGTGGCTCTGGTCGGACGCAAGATTCTCGAGGTCTCGCAGGCCACCGCCGATACCGACAGTTCGGGCAATTCGAAGCTGGTGATTTTCTGCAACGCTCCTGACGACAACCCCTTCATGGCAGGTGGCTTCCACGGCGTCACGGAGGGCGACGCCGTGATCAACGTCGGCGTATCCGGTCCCGGTGTGGTGCGGACGGCCTTGGAGTCTGCTCGAGGCAAGGATTTCGGTGTGCTGTGCGAGACCATCAAACGCACCGCATTCAAAATCACCCGTGTCGGGCAGTTGGTGGCCCAGGAAGCCAGCAAGCGCCTGGGTGTGCCCTTCGGCATCATCGACCTGTCTCTGGCTCCGACACCGGCAGTGGGGGATTCGGTCGGCGAAGTGCTCGAAGAGATGGGCTTGGAACAGGTCGGTGCTCCCGGAACGACCGCCGCGCTGGCCCTGCTCAACGATCAGGTCAAGAAGGGCGGCATCATGGCATCCAGCTATGTGGGCGGACTCTCCGGCGCCTTCATCCCTGTATCCGAGGACAAGAACATGATCGATGCCGCAGCATCGGGCTGCCTTACCATCGAGAAATTGGAAGCGATGACCTGTGTGTGCAGCGTCGGTCTCGACATGATCGCGATTCCGGGCGACACCACCGCCAGCACCATCTCAGGCATCATCGCCGATGAATCCGCCATCGGGATGATCAATCAGAAGACCACGGCAGTGCGCGTGATTCCGGTGATCGGCAAAGGTGTCGGCGATATGGCCGAATTCGGCGGACTCCTGGGCCGTGCTCCGATTATGCCGGTCAATCAGAAGAGCTGCGAGGCCTTCGTCAGCCGTGGCGGAAGAATCCCGGCCCCGATTCACAGCTTCAAAAACTGA
- a CDS encoding ACT domain-containing protein produces the protein MNKAIITVVGQDTVGIIARVCTYLSEHKTNVLDISQTIIDGFFNMMMIVDYSSSDKEFGDIVADLDGLGEEIGVRIRCQREEIFTGMHRV, from the coding sequence ATGAACAAGGCAATCATCACCGTCGTCGGACAAGACACGGTAGGCATCATCGCGCGCGTATGCACCTATCTGTCCGAGCACAAGACCAACGTCCTCGATATATCACAGACCATCATCGATGGTTTCTTCAACATGATGATGATCGTTGACTACAGCTCCTCCGACAAGGAATTCGGGGACATCGTGGCGGATCTCGACGGTCTCGGAGAAGAGATCGGCGTTCGCATCCGTTGCCAGCGAGAAGAGATCTTCACCGGAATGCATCGTGTCTGA
- the galK gene encoding galactokinase — protein MSTVQFIKALTDDEGSDKASELFRHTFGEDESGVWNAPGRVNLIGEHTDYNAGLCLPIALPHRTFIALKPRTDGIVRVVSDVDPTSFQEVDLNGLEARGVDGWAAYPVGVAWALRSMGFSQVQGFDAAFASCVPLGSGLSSSAAMTCSTALALDDVFALGYGASDAGRVILIESAMKSENDMAGASTGGLDQNASMRCTAGHALLLDCRPELTPLENTSQQPFDLSAHGLELLVVDTQAPHQLNDGQYAERRACCEEAAKVLKVANLRVTADGIAKSDDPFQSLKETLDALPDEVMKKRVRHVVTEIARVRSFVRAFANGQVEEAGRLFNASHDSLKADYEVTVPELDVAVDVARKNGAYGARMTGGGFGGSIIALVNSGESEKLAQLIADEFARQGFHAPRALAAVASDSARKVR, from the coding sequence ATGTCAACAGTGCAGTTCATCAAAGCCCTTACAGACGACGAAGGATCGGACAAAGCGTCCGAGCTGTTCCGCCACACCTTCGGCGAGGATGAGAGCGGGGTGTGGAACGCTCCCGGCAGAGTCAACCTCATCGGAGAGCATACCGACTACAATGCGGGGCTCTGCCTGCCCATAGCCCTGCCGCACCGGACTTTCATAGCCCTCAAACCCAGGACGGACGGCATAGTGCGCGTCGTCTCGGATGTGGACCCCACCAGCTTTCAGGAAGTAGACCTCAATGGCCTCGAAGCTCGTGGAGTGGACGGGTGGGCGGCATATCCGGTGGGTGTGGCCTGGGCGCTGCGCAGCATGGGATTCTCGCAAGTCCAAGGCTTCGACGCCGCATTCGCCTCATGCGTGCCGCTCGGCTCGGGTCTGAGCTCTTCGGCGGCCATGACCTGCTCGACGGCGCTCGCATTGGACGACGTGTTCGCCCTCGGTTACGGCGCTTCGGACGCAGGACGCGTGATCCTGATTGAGTCGGCCATGAAATCCGAAAACGATATGGCAGGAGCGAGTACTGGTGGACTGGACCAGAACGCCTCGATGCGCTGCACGGCCGGCCACGCCTTGCTGCTGGATTGCCGTCCGGAACTCACGCCTCTGGAGAACACCTCGCAGCAGCCCTTTGACCTCAGTGCGCATGGGCTGGAACTGCTGGTCGTGGATACACAGGCTCCCCACCAGTTGAACGACGGGCAGTATGCCGAGCGCAGGGCCTGCTGCGAAGAGGCTGCCAAAGTGCTCAAGGTCGCCAATCTGCGTGTCACAGCCGACGGCATCGCCAAATCCGACGACCCCTTCCAATCCCTGAAGGAGACCCTGGATGCCTTGCCCGATGAGGTGATGAAGAAGCGTGTGCGTCATGTGGTCACCGAGATAGCACGCGTCCGCAGCTTCGTCAGGGCATTCGCCAACGGACAGGTCGAAGAGGCCGGACGCTTGTTCAACGCATCCCATGACTCGCTCAAGGCGGATTATGAGGTGACCGTGCCCGAACTCGATGTGGCTGTCGACGTGGCCCGCAAGAACGGGGCGTATGGGGCGAGAATGACCGGAGGCGGATTCGGCGGTTCGATTATCGCGCTGGTGAATTCTGGCGAGAGCGAGAAGCTGGCCCAGCTGATTGCGGACGAATTCGCTCGGCAGGGTTTCCATGCACCTCGTGCACTCGCAGCGGTCGCTTCTGACTCGGCGCGCAAGGTGCGCTAG
- the galT gene encoding galactose-1-phosphate uridylyltransferase codes for MSNAVAYQSAQYQPAQYASEHIRITPTTLADGRDFFYLDDDPEFVSGKRTRELHDPRPLTDRFAPHLDAEGREVPVQAPQMRKDPLTGEWIPMATARMNRPITAGPGATASGNPLAARKPGDPYQDGEVPDTDYNVVVFENRFPSMMQVPGVPAVTTQVDGNALWEQQIANGRCEVVCFDPKEDALPADLPVERIRTVVEAWAFRTAEISALDGIEQIFPFENHGQEIGVSLAHPHGQIYCYPFVAPRMETELQHTEEYHERTGGNLLKDILKAELDAEERIVFRNHDWVAYVPAAARWPLEVHVAPVRDGVLSIDQLDDDERWGLAQMYSTLLKRGNAFFDTGDGKGMDLPYISAWHQAPLHDSRRENYRLNLQFFSFRRSPNKIKYLAGSESGMGAWISDTTPEKIAARFHELGPVDLDA; via the coding sequence ATGAGCAATGCCGTTGCTTATCAGTCCGCGCAGTATCAACCGGCGCAGTACGCATCAGAGCATATCCGCATCACACCGACGACTCTTGCCGACGGACGTGACTTCTTCTATCTTGATGACGATCCTGAATTCGTATCGGGCAAGCGCACCCGCGAACTCCACGATCCGCGTCCTCTGACCGACCGTTTCGCGCCGCATCTGGACGCCGAGGGTCGCGAGGTGCCCGTGCAGGCGCCCCAGATGCGCAAGGACCCTCTCACCGGAGAGTGGATACCTATGGCGACGGCCCGCATGAACCGTCCCATTACCGCAGGGCCGGGTGCGACCGCAAGCGGGAACCCCCTTGCCGCTCGCAAACCCGGCGACCCGTACCAGGATGGCGAGGTTCCCGATACCGACTACAACGTCGTCGTATTCGAAAACCGTTTCCCTTCGATGATGCAGGTTCCCGGCGTTCCGGCAGTCACCACGCAGGTCGACGGCAACGCCCTCTGGGAACAGCAGATAGCCAACGGTCGCTGCGAAGTCGTGTGCTTCGACCCGAAAGAAGACGCCCTTCCCGCTGACCTCCCCGTCGAGCGCATCCGCACGGTGGTCGAGGCATGGGCCTTCCGAACGGCGGAGATTTCGGCGCTTGACGGCATCGAGCAGATTTTCCCCTTCGAAAACCACGGTCAGGAGATAGGCGTCTCACTCGCTCATCCTCACGGACAGATCTACTGCTATCCTTTCGTGGCCCCCCGTATGGAGACCGAGCTTCAGCACACCGAGGAATACCATGAGCGCACCGGTGGGAATCTGCTCAAGGACATCCTCAAGGCCGAACTCGATGCCGAGGAACGCATCGTGTTCCGCAATCATGACTGGGTGGCCTACGTCCCCGCCGCAGCCCGATGGCCACTGGAGGTTCACGTGGCACCCGTCCGAGACGGTGTGCTCAGCATCGACCAGCTCGATGACGACGAACGCTGGGGACTGGCGCAGATGTACTCCACGCTCCTGAAGCGCGGCAACGCCTTCTTCGACACCGGTGACGGCAAAGGCATGGATCTGCCCTACATTTCGGCATGGCACCAGGCACCGCTGCATGATTCCAGGCGAGAAAACTATCGGTTGAACCTGCAGTTCTTCTCCTTCCGCAGGTCGCCCAACAAAATCAAATATCTGGCAGGTTCGGAATCAGGCATGGGTGCCTGGATTTCGGACACCACACCGGAGAAAATCGCTGCTCGCTTCCACGAGCTCGGTCCGGTCGATTTAGACGCATAG
- a CDS encoding DeoR/GlpR family DNA-binding transcription regulator: MISSQRQHLILSRLRTRGAVRITALSKELGVSAMTIRRDIAELADKGLLKRVHGGAVTTSTLLAEPLFSVKSQMDIGLKDAIAKKALTYVSPGDVIAIGGGTTAYVFAQHLLESRRSAGITILTNSIPVAELVQALESKDVEVIVTGGVITRSNSLVGPIADKVVASLRVNTVFLGTHSVSIPRGFLMPNSLEAATDMAMMDIADNTIILTDHTKWSSTSLSLFANFEQVSAVVTDDELDAESIEATRKLVKELVLAHQAENSEGSEQ; this comes from the coding sequence ATGATATCATCACAACGCCAGCATCTGATTCTCAGCAGGCTGCGCACCCGTGGAGCGGTGCGTATCACCGCGTTATCCAAGGAATTGGGCGTTTCCGCAATGACCATCCGACGCGACATCGCGGAGCTGGCCGACAAAGGGTTGCTCAAACGCGTTCACGGCGGTGCGGTGACCACAAGCACCTTGCTTGCAGAACCCCTGTTCTCCGTGAAGTCGCAGATGGACATCGGTCTGAAGGACGCCATCGCCAAAAAGGCCCTGACCTACGTGTCTCCCGGAGACGTGATTGCCATAGGCGGCGGCACGACGGCGTACGTGTTCGCCCAGCATCTGCTGGAAAGCCGACGTTCCGCGGGCATCACGATCCTCACCAACTCGATTCCGGTCGCTGAGCTCGTGCAGGCTCTGGAAAGCAAGGACGTCGAGGTCATCGTCACGGGCGGCGTCATCACCCGTTCCAATTCACTGGTGGGTCCCATAGCCGACAAGGTCGTCGCATCGCTGCGAGTCAACACGGTGTTCCTGGGCACGCATTCTGTGTCGATTCCCAGAGGATTCCTCATGCCGAACTCCCTGGAAGCCGCCACGGACATGGCGATGATGGACATTGCCGACAACACCATCATCCTTACCGATCACACGAAGTGGAGCAGCACATCGCTGTCCCTCTTCGCCAACTTCGAGCAGGTCAGCGCCGTCGTCACCGACGACGAGCTGGATGCAGAATCCATCGAGGCCACCCGAAAACTGGTCAAAGAACTCGTCCTGGCCCATCAGGCCGAGAACAGCGAAGGAAGCGAGCAGTAA
- a CDS encoding polyprenol monophosphomannose synthase codes for MMSDKTVQHVDELSPSHSKVLVVMPTYNEIDNLRTTLSGIFSSTRDAEVLVVDDNSPDGTGRMADFMAQGEPRLHVLHRQAKNGLGPAYLEGFHWALDRRYDVICEMDMDGSHRPLDLARMLDVMERNPHVDLVIGSRRVKGGQTVNWPLLRDVISRSGSWYARRMLGLPVKDVTAGFRAYRADLLREIDLDGIEANGYVFQVDMTRRAHQVGARILEIPIAFIERTHGNSKMGSGIVLEAMMRVTVWGAERMVKRS; via the coding sequence ATGATGTCGGACAAGACTGTTCAGCATGTCGATGAGCTTTCGCCGTCACACAGCAAAGTGTTGGTGGTTATGCCCACATACAACGAGATCGACAATCTCAGGACTACGCTTTCGGGTATTTTCTCATCCACGCGTGATGCCGAGGTGCTTGTCGTCGATGACAATTCCCCTGACGGCACCGGGAGGATGGCGGATTTCATGGCTCAGGGGGAGCCGCGTCTGCATGTGCTGCATCGCCAAGCCAAGAATGGTCTGGGCCCGGCATATCTGGAAGGCTTCCATTGGGCCTTGGACCGTCGCTACGACGTGATTTGTGAAATGGACATGGATGGCTCCCATCGTCCATTGGACCTGGCTCGGATGCTTGATGTGATGGAGCGCAATCCGCACGTTGACCTGGTGATAGGTTCGCGCAGGGTCAAAGGAGGGCAGACGGTGAATTGGCCCTTGCTGAGAGATGTGATTTCCAGGTCCGGTTCCTGGTATGCAAGACGCATGCTCGGACTGCCCGTAAAGGATGTGACGGCAGGTTTCAGAGCCTATCGTGCGGATTTGCTGAGAGAGATTGATCTGGATGGCATCGAGGCGAACGGCTACGTGTTCCAGGTCGACATGACCAGACGGGCGCATCAGGTTGGTGCGAGGATTCTGGAAATACCGATTGCGTTCATAGAGCGGACACACGGCAATTCCAAAATGGGTTCGGGCATTGTGCTTGAGGCGATGATGCGTGTGACGGTCTGGGGCGCTGAGAGAATGGTGAAACGCTCATAA
- a CDS encoding YbaK/EbsC family protein — translation MSVTIADVEHLLDSLKLAYRVEHHAPITSIQEAMESGLLSDLGMTTGSMVKNLLLTDTTGECYLLVAPGMGRVDLKGMARHLGCTRLSFASLKTFGAVFGTSKGQVTMFDLLDGDERVKRVHLVVDSRVALIPGDTAFHVDSNTVSVLVRAQDVPVIALTIQPTYLTYPEV, via the coding sequence ATGTCAGTCACCATCGCCGACGTCGAGCATCTGTTGGATTCGCTGAAGCTTGCGTACAGAGTCGAGCATCACGCGCCCATCACCTCCATTCAGGAAGCCATGGAGTCAGGTCTGCTGAGCGATTTGGGAATGACGACCGGAAGCATGGTGAAGAACCTGTTACTCACGGACACCACCGGCGAATGCTATCTGCTTGTCGCACCGGGCATGGGCAGGGTCGATCTCAAGGGCATGGCACGACATCTCGGATGCACCCGCCTGAGTTTCGCGTCACTGAAGACCTTCGGGGCGGTGTTCGGCACATCCAAAGGCCAGGTCACCATGTTCGACCTGCTCGATGGCGACGAGCGCGTCAAGCGAGTGCATCTTGTAGTCGATTCCAGGGTGGCTCTCATACCAGGCGACACGGCGTTTCATGTAGATTCGAACACTGTTTCGGTACTTGTCAGAGCACAGGACGTCCCGGTGATCGCCCTGACCATCCAACCCACGTACCTGACATACCCCGAAGTCTGA
- a CDS encoding quinone-dependent dihydroorotate dehydrogenase — translation MQYVSESTARDAVNKASTDLFSFVYKHAVKPIVFNQPPDTAHDQMISFCRTAGTIPPLMWMLRQMLDYTDPALECEVMGLHFANPFGLSAGLDKNCDLSTVLDAAGFGFETVGSTTSRPCAGNERPWFHRLPEYDSMMVHVGLANDGSQKVIPRVEKAYTKARSMALSISIARTNDELCGDIDEGIEDYRISLERAAGRSSMVEINISCPNTHVGEPFNESPENLDRLFASLDTVAHEQPLLVKMPLNKSWAEFKALLDVLAEHNVQGVSIANLQKDRTGLAVPMQWEGGLSGGPCYQGSNALIAQTRREFGERFAIAGIGGVFTPEQAYEKIRLGSSLVMFLSSLMFRGPQQISLFKRGLVELLHRDGFDNVAQAVGSGL, via the coding sequence ATGCAGTACGTATCAGAATCAACTGCCAGAGACGCAGTGAATAAGGCAAGTACGGACTTGTTCTCCTTCGTGTACAAGCATGCCGTGAAACCCATCGTGTTCAACCAGCCACCGGACACCGCACACGACCAGATGATCTCATTCTGTCGCACCGCCGGTACCATTCCTCCGCTGATGTGGATGCTTCGACAGATGCTGGACTACACCGACCCGGCATTGGAGTGCGAGGTCATGGGACTGCACTTCGCCAACCCCTTCGGACTCTCCGCAGGATTGGACAAGAACTGCGATCTGTCAACCGTTCTGGATGCCGCGGGGTTCGGATTCGAGACCGTGGGGTCGACCACTTCACGCCCCTGCGCAGGCAACGAGCGTCCCTGGTTCCACAGACTCCCCGAATACGACTCGATGATGGTTCACGTCGGACTTGCCAACGACGGCTCCCAGAAGGTCATTCCACGCGTCGAAAAGGCCTACACCAAAGCCAGAAGCATGGCCCTGTCGATTTCAATCGCCCGCACCAATGACGAGCTCTGCGGCGACATCGACGAAGGCATAGAGGACTATCGCATATCGTTGGAACGCGCGGCCGGGCGATCCTCGATGGTGGAAATCAACATCTCCTGCCCCAACACCCATGTAGGCGAACCCTTCAACGAAAGCCCCGAGAACCTCGATAGGCTGTTCGCCTCATTGGACACCGTCGCGCACGAGCAGCCGCTGCTCGTCAAAATGCCCTTGAACAAGAGCTGGGCCGAGTTCAAGGCTTTGCTCGACGTGCTGGCGGAGCACAACGTTCAGGGCGTATCCATCGCCAATCTGCAGAAGGACCGCACCGGACTTGCGGTGCCGATGCAATGGGAGGGCGGCCTGTCGGGCGGCCCCTGCTACCAGGGAAGCAATGCTCTGATAGCCCAGACCCGCCGTGAATTCGGCGAAAGGTTCGCCATTGCAGGAATAGGCGGCGTGTTCACTCCGGAGCAGGCATACGAAAAGATTCGCCTTGGGTCCAGTCTGGTCATGTTCCTCTCCTCGCTGATGTTCAGAGGCCCGCAGCAGATCAGCCTGTTCAAACGCGGATTGGTGGAGCTGCTGCATCGGGACGGTTTCGACAACGTAGCGCAGGCGGTCGGCAGCGGGCTGTGA
- a CDS encoding DUF2075 domain-containing protein encodes MPAHRPVVALVHGVAGTGKSALLASLFQMLSERSRRRALGDPLADSTIRMMVNHAEMWRRYRDFAGDMTVLRKSQVLRPTSYINAADKQGAGADVALVDEAHLLLTQPNPYTHFMADNQLAEIVRLSRITVLAYDGTQVLRMRSMWDDTVLKRALGDAEIVNFSLGNQHRMGASDAVRDWIRRLLNGEGRVTPPPCGDEHFDMKVFSDAGAMRDAVVEHAEHGTSRMLSTYDYPYRLDGKDYFIEEPGLRIRWDRYEPQAALSWPDRPETLDEVGSVYTIQGLDLDWAGVILGPSNVLGEDGKLHVRPDLYQDQAAFVGVSHLRQQGYSPQDIESMRQRLLRNALMTLLTRARKGLFLYAHDTGLREALIGA; translated from the coding sequence GTGCCAGCGCATCGCCCTGTCGTAGCGCTTGTCCATGGTGTGGCCGGGACCGGGAAAAGTGCGCTTCTGGCTTCGTTGTTCCAGATGTTGTCCGAACGGAGCAGGCGAAGAGCGCTCGGCGACCCCCTTGCGGATTCCACGATACGCATGATGGTCAATCATGCGGAGATGTGGAGACGATACCGTGATTTCGCCGGTGATATGACCGTTCTGCGAAAATCCCAGGTATTGCGCCCGACGTCATATATCAATGCGGCTGACAAGCAGGGTGCCGGTGCCGATGTGGCTCTGGTGGACGAGGCGCATCTGCTGCTGACGCAGCCGAACCCGTATACGCATTTCATGGCTGACAACCAGCTGGCGGAAATCGTCCGACTCAGCCGCATTACGGTGCTCGCCTACGATGGGACGCAGGTCCTGAGGATGCGCAGCATGTGGGATGACACCGTCCTGAAACGCGCTCTCGGTGATGCCGAAATCGTCAATTTCAGTCTCGGCAACCAGCATCGCATGGGGGCCTCTGATGCCGTCCGAGATTGGATACGGCGCCTGCTGAACGGGGAGGGCAGGGTTACGCCTCCTCCTTGCGGGGATGAGCATTTTGATATGAAGGTGTTCTCCGATGCGGGAGCCATGCGAGATGCCGTGGTCGAGCATGCTGAACACGGTACGTCGCGGATGCTGAGCACCTATGACTATCCCTACCGTCTCGATGGCAAGGATTATTTCATCGAGGAGCCGGGTCTGCGCATCCGATGGGACCGCTATGAACCCCAAGCGGCCTTGTCATGGCCTGACAGGCCGGAAACGCTTGACGAGGTCGGTTCCGTGTATACGATTCAGGGTCTGGATCTTGATTGGGCAGGTGTGATTCTCGGGCCTTCCAATGTGCTGGGGGAGGACGGCAAACTGCACGTCAGGCCCGACCTGTACCAGGATCAGGCGGCGTTCGTAGGAGTCTCGCACCTCAGGCAGCAGGGGTATTCCCCGCAGGATATCGAGAGCATGCGCCAACGTCTGTTGCGCAATGCCTTGATGACGCTGCTGACCAGGGCGAGAAAAGGATTGTTCCTGTATGCCCATGACACGGGACTTCGTGAAGCGCTGATAGGAGCGTAA
- a CDS encoding NADH:flavin oxidoreductase/NADH oxidase: MAQQDDEAFAKVNDENAKSEETEISEQLQDGAEEWDSLDAASALGKSSDPSVNDDDDADKEHGKTAKGKDKKRRNKDRKSRKVKSGKTGDSLSRASADAVEPPSLLSPLNLRGVTTRNRIWMPPMDMYSAFDRDGRPTRFHYQHYVSRAMGGFGMVIVESTAVSPEGRISPCDVGLWDDGQIDAWRWIVDDVKKAGAVAAVQLNHAGRKASTGCVPTGHINATVPESEGGWKTVAPSPIAYGHYDVPRELSVDEIHAIVDQFRYAAGRAVRTGFQAIELHAAHGYLISQFLDPLSNQRSDEYGGSLENRMRFLIDIVDAVRGEIPDDMPLLVRISATDWAAGGWDLDQTIETAKVMKNHGVDLVDVSTGGIISGVTIPAQPNYQVPFAHEIREKALIPTTAVGLITKAKQAARIVRKGQADAVEIGRAALRDPYWPLRASYKLGLKPSEIPYPEQYARGAYGTKR, translated from the coding sequence ATGGCACAACAGGACGATGAGGCTTTCGCGAAGGTCAATGATGAAAATGCGAAGTCGGAGGAGACGGAGATTTCCGAACAGCTCCAGGACGGCGCGGAAGAGTGGGATTCCTTGGATGCCGCTTCCGCTTTGGGCAAATCCAGTGACCCTTCAGTGAATGACGATGACGATGCAGACAAGGAACATGGCAAGACCGCGAAGGGGAAAGACAAGAAGCGGCGCAACAAGGACCGCAAGAGCCGCAAGGTCAAGTCCGGCAAAACCGGTGATTCGCTGAGCAGGGCATCCGCCGATGCCGTAGAGCCACCAAGCCTGTTGTCGCCGCTCAACTTGCGTGGCGTCACCACGCGCAACCGGATATGGATGCCCCCGATGGATATGTATTCGGCCTTCGACAGGGATGGGCGGCCGACGCGCTTCCACTATCAGCATTACGTATCCCGCGCGATGGGTGGATTCGGGATGGTTATCGTGGAGTCGACTGCCGTCAGTCCCGAGGGTCGTATTTCACCGTGCGATGTGGGCCTGTGGGATGACGGACAGATCGATGCGTGGCGCTGGATAGTCGATGATGTGAAGAAGGCGGGTGCCGTAGCTGCGGTTCAGCTCAATCATGCCGGTCGAAAGGCCTCCACCGGGTGCGTGCCCACCGGTCATATCAACGCCACCGTCCCCGAAAGCGAGGGTGGTTGGAAGACGGTCGCCCCCAGTCCGATTGCCTACGGACATTATGATGTGCCGCGCGAGCTGAGTGTGGACGAGATTCATGCCATCGTCGATCAGTTCAGGTATGCGGCCGGAAGGGCCGTGCGCACAGGCTTTCAGGCGATTGAGCTCCATGCGGCTCATGGCTATCTCATCTCCCAGTTCCTCGATCCTCTGAGCAACCAGAGGAGTGACGAATACGGTGGCTCGCTGGAGAATCGCATGCGTTTCCTCATCGACATCGTCGATGCGGTGCGTGGAGAGATTCCCGACGATATGCCGCTTCTGGTGCGTATCTCTGCAACCGATTGGGCTGCGGGCGGCTGGGATCTCGATCAGACCATCGAAACGGCCAAGGTCATGAAAAACCATGGTGTGGATTTGGTTGATGTCTCCACCGGAGGAATTATCTCCGGCGTGACGATTCCCGCCCAACCCAACTATCAGGTGCCTTTTGCGCACGAGATTCGTGAGAAGGCACTGATACCCACAACGGCGGTTGGACTGATTACCAAAGCCAAACAAGCGGCGCGCATCGTGCGCAAGGGGCAGGCCGATGCCGTTGAAATCGGTCGTGCGGCCTTGCGTGACCCGTACTGGCCGTTGCGCGCGTCCTACAAACTGGGGTTGAAGCCTTCCGAAATTCCTTATCCGGAGCAGTATGCGAGGGGTGCCTACGGTACCAAACGCTAG